Proteins from a genomic interval of Lactococcus protaetiae:
- a CDS encoding HsdM family class I SAM-dependent methyltransferase, whose product MASNSFVKKIQDIMRNDAGVNGDAQRIEQMSWMLFLKIYDSREEVWEIEEDDYESILPDKLKWRNWAHSEKGEQVLTGDSLLEFVNNELFKGLKAVEITPEMPIRKQIVKSAFEDANNYMKNGTLLRQVLNVVDEVDFNNSEDRHLFNDIYESILKDIQSAGNAGEFYTPRAVTDFIAEILEPKLGETMADFACGTGGFLTSTLKRLETQKKTVEDVETYNHSVFGIEKKAFPHLLAVTNLFLHEIDDPNILHGNSLERNVRDYKENEKFDIIMMNPPFGGSELAVVQKNFPTELRTSETADLFMSVIMYRLKRDGRVGVILPDGFLFGTGTKTTLKKKLVEEFNLHTIIRLPHSVFAPYTSIHTNILFFDKKKKTKETWFYRLDMPEGYKNFSKTKPMKSEHFNPVRDWWENREEIMEGNFSKAKKYTPKELAELDYNFDQCGFPQEEEEILEPMELINQYNTERKELNEKIDTVLAEIMQMLEENE is encoded by the coding sequence ATGGCAAGTAATTCATTTGTAAAAAAAATTCAAGACATCATGCGAAATGATGCAGGTGTCAACGGGGATGCACAACGTATTGAGCAAATGAGCTGGATGCTCTTTCTCAAGATTTATGATAGCCGTGAAGAAGTTTGGGAGATTGAGGAGGATGACTATGAGTCTATTCTCCCCGATAAGCTCAAATGGCGAAACTGGGCTCATTCTGAAAAAGGCGAGCAAGTTTTAACAGGCGATTCACTCCTTGAATTTGTCAATAATGAACTGTTCAAAGGACTTAAAGCAGTTGAAATCACACCTGAAATGCCGATTCGCAAGCAAATTGTGAAGTCTGCTTTTGAAGATGCAAATAATTACATGAAAAATGGTACGCTGTTACGACAAGTGCTGAATGTCGTTGATGAAGTTGACTTCAATAATTCAGAAGACCGTCATTTGTTCAACGACATTTACGAGTCCATCTTGAAAGATATTCAATCCGCAGGAAACGCAGGGGAATTTTACACGCCTCGTGCGGTTACGGATTTCATTGCTGAAATTCTTGAACCAAAACTTGGCGAGACGATGGCTGATTTTGCTTGTGGGACAGGTGGTTTCTTGACTTCAACTTTGAAACGTTTGGAGACGCAAAAGAAAACGGTCGAAGATGTTGAAACTTATAACCACTCGGTCTTTGGCATTGAGAAAAAAGCCTTCCCGCATCTTCTCGCCGTCACTAATCTTTTCCTACACGAAATTGATGACCCTAATATCTTACACGGCAACTCACTAGAGCGAAACGTTCGTGACTATAAAGAGAATGAGAAATTTGACATCATCATGATGAATCCACCTTTTGGCGGGTCAGAACTTGCGGTTGTACAAAAGAATTTTCCTACGGAACTTCGCACTTCTGAAACAGCGGATTTATTCATGTCTGTCATCATGTACCGTTTGAAACGTGATGGGCGTGTGGGTGTTATCTTGCCTGATGGTTTCTTGTTTGGCACAGGAACAAAAACAACGCTCAAGAAAAAACTGGTAGAGGAGTTCAATCTTCATACGATTATCCGTCTGCCGCACAGCGTTTTTGCTCCTTATACCAGTATTCACACTAATATTCTGTTCTTTGACAAAAAGAAAAAAACAAAAGAAACTTGGTTTTATCGGTTAGATATGCCAGAGGGTTATAAGAACTTCTCCAAAACCAAGCCGATGAAATCCGAGCATTTCAATCCTGTTCGTGATTGGTGGGAAAATCGAGAAGAAATCATGGAGGGAAATTTCTCTAAAGCTAAGAAATATACGCCTAAAGAGTTGGCTGAACTGGATTACAACTTTGACCAATGTGGCTTTCCACAAGAGGAAGAAGAAATCCTAGAGCCAATGGAGCTGATTAACCAGTATAACACAGAGCGGAAAGAGCTGAATGAAAAGATTGATACGGTTTTAGCTGAAATCATGCAGATGTTGGAGGAAAATGAATGA